DNA sequence from the Chroogloeocystis siderophila 5.2 s.c.1 genome:
TAATCGATCCATCATCGGGTTTCCCAAATCAAACGCGGGAATTGCCCACTTTTTTAAGGTTTTGGTTGTCAGCGTGTCTCGTGGAAAAACCGCTTTGCAACGCGGGTGACGCATCAAATAACGGTCGAAAGGATGGTAAACTGAAGCTGACAAATTCTCTAAGCGCGAGAGTAGTGATCGCCTAGAATGCCATCCCAATTCATCTTTTCGGTAATATTCTGATTTGGCTGTTCCGACAAAAGCGTAATTTGCCCCACTTGCCCAAGCAAAAAGTAACGGTACAATATCACCCACAGCTAAAATCGCTCCGCCTTGTTTTGCCCAACTACGAACGACTTTAATTTGAGACAAAGTGAGTTTTAGCAAACCTCCTTGTAAATCTCGCAATACTTGTCGCCCATCCATATAAATAAATCCACCAGAAGGCATTATTTGAACTTTCCCAATAATGGGAATACTAAATTGAGTGTAAGCGCGTCCTTCGCCAACTATGGGTAAAGCGGCGATATCAATTGCAGTTAACTGCTGTAATTCTTGAAGAATTCGCACAGCGATAACATCTTCACCGTGACCATTACTAAGGCAAAGTAACTTTATCGGAGAATCTGGGGAAAATGCTGATAAATTATTCATTCAGAAACAAAATAACACTAGTATGTGTCTGTTAGTTCATAAATTGGTTTTGGGGAATTGGTAATAGGTAATAGGTAATGGAAACACTACTAACCACTAGCCAATAACTATAGACAGATTAATTAAACTAATGATTATGCGTTCTAATACTGCCATTTATACCTTGATTGGGCTGACTGCTATAGAGTTAATTTATACATCACTGGCGACGGCTAGCCCTCAAGTTGTTCCCAGCAGTGATGTGCAGTATTATCAAGAATATCAAAATGCGGTTGTTATTCGCACGAGCGAATCAACATCAAATTCAACACGCGTAGCAACGACTTTGCAGCAGTTACCCGCAGCGCGTAACGAGTTGTTTGTAACTGCAACAGATGTCCAAATCGTTGGCGCAAGCGAAGAATTACAGCAAATCGCACGCAATGCGATTAAAACTCGTGTCGGGGGAGAAACGAGTGAAAGTCAATTACAACAAGATGTCGCCGCAATTTTAGCAACAAATTTATTTAACAATGCTACGGTGAGTAGTAACCCGACGGCTACAGGGTTAAACGTTGTGTTTCAGGTGGAACCTGTAGTTGTGCGCTCGCTGCAACTTGCAAACGCAAAAGCTTTACCACAAAATGTAGCAATAGAGCGCATAAAACTGCAAATCGGTAATCCAATTAGTCCAACAGCGCTCAGCCAAAGTGTCGAGCAAATTAATGAGTGGTATGCTCAAAATGGCTATACCCTAGCGCGGGTTATCGCAATTCGCCCTAACCCACAAGGCGTACTCACGCTAGAAGTCGCAGAAGGATTAATTAACGATGTCAAATTCCGCTTTTCTGATGAAGATGGGCGATTTGTTGATGATCAAGGTAAGCCAATTCAAGGACGAACGCAACCTGATTTTCTCCGGCGTGAATTGCATGTCAAACCTGGGCAAGTTTTCCGCGAAGAAACTGTTAAACAAGACTTACAACAACTGTATCAACTGGGATTATTCCAAAACGTCCGCGTCGCGTTAGAAGGCGATGCAACAAAAGTTGATGTCATTTATGACTTGACAGAAGCGCCCGCACGTGCTGCAAACTTAGGGGGGGGCTACAATGATGATAGCGGGTTGTTTGCGACAGTCAGTTATAAAGACTTTAATTTTAGCGGCGTGAATGATTCGATTGGGGCTGATATCCAAATCAGTCGCCGCGATATTCAATTTGATACAAATTTCACAAGTCCGTATCGCGCGAGTAACCCCGATCGCTTCGGGTATCAAGTTAATGCATTTCGCCGTCGCGGAATCTCGCAAACCTTTGATGGTGATGTTTCGTTACCAAACGACGATCGCCCACGCGAAGGACAATTTGGCGGAAGCGTTACTTTACAGCGCCCGATTGATGATTGGCAAGCGTCAATGGGGTTAAACTACAAACGTACCAGTATCCGTGATCGCGCCGGTAATATTTCTCCTCAAGATGAGTTAGGAAATCCCTTAACATTAAGCGGTACAGGAATCGACGATTTGACAACGATCTCTTTTACAGCAACGCGCGATTTTCGCAACAACTTGATCAATCCGACAGAAGGTTCCGTACTCAGCCTCAGCGCGGAACAGTCAATTCCCATCGGTCAAGGTGCAATTTCGATGAGTCGCCTGCGTGCGAATTATAGTCAATATGTTCCGGTTGATCTCGTTGGTAGCGATCGCGATTCTGAAGTGTTTGCTTTTAACGTTCAAGGTGGAACAACAATTGGCGATTTACCACCGTATGAAGCATTTAACTTAGGCGGTTTGAATTCAGTACGCGGTTATGGTATTGGAGAAGTTGGCAGTGGGCGATCGTTTGTGTTAGCTTCGGCAGAATACCGCTTTCCGATTCTCGATTTTCTAGGAGGAGTCGTTTTTGCTGACTTTGCTTCCGATTTAGGTTCAGGAGACACAGTACTTGGAGAACCTGCGGTAGTGCGCGATAAACCAGGAACAGGCTTTGGCTATGGTGCTGGTGTGCGAGTAAATTCACCGATTGGCTTAATTCGTGCTGATTTTGGATTCAATGACCAAGGAGAAAGTCGCGTACAATTCGGATTCGGTCATCGCTTTTAAAAAGGAGCGATAAAGTAGAAGTCGGTATTTATACTTTATCGTTCGGTGGGGAGGCTTGACTATGCTAGTAGGAAAAAAATTGCAACGCGGGAAATACACGCTAGACCAAGAAATTGGGCGCGGTGGCTTTGGAATTACGTTTAAAGCGACTCACCACTACTTAGGTCAAGTTGTCGTTATTAAAACAATCAACGAAGAACTACGTCAGCATCCTGATTTTGTCAGTTTCTATCGGCAATTTCAGGATGAAGCCCGCAGATTAGCGACTTGCGTCCATCCTAATATTGTCCGCGTGAGCGATTTTTTTGTGGAAGACGCATTACCTTATATGGTGATGGACTACGTTCCTGGTCAAACGCTGGATCAAGTTGTTTTTCCTAACAATCCACTTCCAGAAGCAACGGCAATTCACTACATTCGCCAAATTTCAGCAGCTTTACAAGTAGTACATAAAAATAATTTATTACATCGCGACGTTAAACCACAAAATATTATCTTACGCCAAGGTACGCAGGAAGTTGTTTTAATTGACTTTGGTATTGCTCGCGAATTTACTCCAGGTCACACACAAACACATACAAATATTGTTTCCGAAGGCTACGCACCAATCGAACAGTATCTACCTCACGCACCGCGTACACCCGCAACCGATGTGTACGGTTTAGCAGCAACATTATATTCGTTATTAACTGCGAAAGTTCCTGTCGCCGCAAGTTTACGCGATCGCGTCCCGATGCAAACACCCCGCGATCTCCAACCGCAACTGAGTATCGCGATTAACCAAGCTGTCATGCGTGGAATGGCGGTAGAAGCAAAGTTTCGCCCTGCAACAGTCGCAGAATGGCTTGCTTTATTACCTTCAGCTTCTTTCACTGCGGCGGAGATGCAAACACAACCCATATCCACTCATGCCGCCGCCACAATCGCGGTAATTCCCCAACCGCAATCTGTTGAACCGCCACGACAGGTGGTTGTCCCTCAGCGTAGACGGGGGTTATCTGGGATTGTACTCGGTCTTGGTGCTGCTGCGATCGCCGGAGTGGCTGCGGTTGCTGTTGCAAATGTGTTGTCTGAAGATGATGCTCAACCAACTGCACCGGCGATCGTTCCACCAGGTAATATTCAACAAGCTGGTGAAAATGACACCCAAATCACGCCATCACCGCAAACCGAAGCAACGATACCCCCAGAAGAACCAGCGCCTTTTCGTTGGCGTCCGCGTAACCGTGTTGAACCAGAAGAATCAGTAACACCATCACCATCTCCAGCGGAATCGCCTGTACCAGATCCAGCAACCGAATCGCCTGCTGTAGTAGACACGCCACAACCTACAACTGAACCACCCTCTGAAGAACCATCACCGACAGAAGAAGCACCATCAATTGTAGTTCCAACACAACCTGCTTCCCCAATACCACCCGAAGCAACTGGAGAACCACAAACGGGTGATAATTTAGATGCACCTCCTCAATCTCCAGAGCCTCAGCCAGAATAAGCAAGAGTGCGATCGCGTGTTGATTGTTGCGAGGGCGATCGCATATCCTACTCAAGTGTATCAGGCTCGATTCCCATTTCGCGTAACTTAACAGCTAATCTTTCTAAACATTGACGTTCTTGAGCAATAAGTTCCTCAAGTTGTAGAAGCAAGCATTATTCATTTAGATATTTTTTATCATTTAAATAAGCTTGAATATTTTCTAATATTTGACGTAAGTACTCAACCACTTCTTGCTTAATCTCTAAAAGCTCATCTATAGATTTGTCTCGTCCTACCTCTTCAAAGGACTTAATTCCATGTGCTAAATCATTTCTATTGTCTTTGATTACCAAAATATTTGTGCCATCTTTTGTTTTAGAGCAGTCAGTAGAGCATGAAAAACCATATTTTTTGGCAATATTCTTAACAACTTTAGCATCTACATTGCCAGAAAAAATCTTTTCACGCTCAAAAGTGGCTGTAACAATATCGATTGATATTTGAGATATTTTTTTATGAATAGCGTTAGCAGAGTTGTTTTTAAGATAAAATTGAAGATTTTCTAAAACAGTTATTTTAATTTCTTGTTTTCTTTTGTCAAAAAATATTTCTTTGCTTTGAAACTCATCAAAGGTTGCTTCGATAGCATTACGCA
Encoded proteins:
- a CDS encoding serine/threonine protein kinase, with the protein product MLVGKKLQRGKYTLDQEIGRGGFGITFKATHHYLGQVVVIKTINEELRQHPDFVSFYRQFQDEARRLATCVHPNIVRVSDFFVEDALPYMVMDYVPGQTLDQVVFPNNPLPEATAIHYIRQISAALQVVHKNNLLHRDVKPQNIILRQGTQEVVLIDFGIAREFTPGHTQTHTNIVSEGYAPIEQYLPHAPRTPATDVYGLAATLYSLLTAKVPVAASLRDRVPMQTPRDLQPQLSIAINQAVMRGMAVEAKFRPATVAEWLALLPSASFTAAEMQTQPISTHAAATIAVIPQPQSVEPPRQVVVPQRRRGLSGIVLGLGAAAIAGVAAVAVANVLSEDDAQPTAPAIVPPGNIQQAGENDTQITPSPQTEATIPPEEPAPFRWRPRNRVEPEESVTPSPSPAESPVPDPATESPAVVDTPQPTTEPPSEEPSPTEEAPSIVVPTQPASPIPPEATGEPQTGDNLDAPPQSPEPQPE
- a CDS encoding lipid-A-disaccharide synthase-related protein, with translation MNNLSAFSPDSPIKLLCLSNGHGEDVIAVRILQELQQLTAIDIAALPIVGEGRAYTQFSIPIIGKVQIMPSGGFIYMDGRQVLRDLQGGLLKLTLSQIKVVRSWAKQGGAILAVGDIVPLLFAWASGANYAFVGTAKSEYYRKDELGWHSRRSLLSRLENLSASVYHPFDRYLMRHPRCKAVFPRDTLTTKTLKKWAIPAFDLGNPMMDRLEAQNLLKLEPDPQRLTILLLPGSRPPEAYANWQQILVAVTELIATFPTRSLVFLAAIAPTLTLELLCQSLVDSGFAQDGLTFKHKNASIILTQNAYNDCLHQADLAIAMAGTATEQFIGLGKCAIAFPGNGPQYTYAFAEAQSRHLGSSLTLVEHPKQVADAVRSLLQDPQKLEQIAKNGYQRMGQPGAAHRIAQCLVQQFGWLPE
- a CDS encoding BamA/TamA family outer membrane protein; protein product: MRSNTAIYTLIGLTAIELIYTSLATASPQVVPSSDVQYYQEYQNAVVIRTSESTSNSTRVATTLQQLPAARNELFVTATDVQIVGASEELQQIARNAIKTRVGGETSESQLQQDVAAILATNLFNNATVSSNPTATGLNVVFQVEPVVVRSLQLANAKALPQNVAIERIKLQIGNPISPTALSQSVEQINEWYAQNGYTLARVIAIRPNPQGVLTLEVAEGLINDVKFRFSDEDGRFVDDQGKPIQGRTQPDFLRRELHVKPGQVFREETVKQDLQQLYQLGLFQNVRVALEGDATKVDVIYDLTEAPARAANLGGGYNDDSGLFATVSYKDFNFSGVNDSIGADIQISRRDIQFDTNFTSPYRASNPDRFGYQVNAFRRRGISQTFDGDVSLPNDDRPREGQFGGSVTLQRPIDDWQASMGLNYKRTSIRDRAGNISPQDELGNPLTLSGTGIDDLTTISFTATRDFRNNLINPTEGSVLSLSAEQSIPIGQGAISMSRLRANYSQYVPVDLVGSDRDSEVFAFNVQGGTTIGDLPPYEAFNLGGLNSVRGYGIGEVGSGRSFVLASAEYRFPILDFLGGVVFADFASDLGSGDTVLGEPAVVRDKPGTGFGYGAGVRVNSPIGLIRADFGFNDQGESRVQFGFGHRF